TGACGGCGGCCATCTTTACTACCGCATCAACAGAGCGAGAAAAAAGTATGGAATGTTGATTAATacttatcaaaaaataaaacaataaacgaTTTAATTTCCCGTCCCGTCAGCATgaaattttgcctttttttttaaacttgctacGTAAAAGTGCTACGTAATATGGCACAATCAGACCAATAATAACttaatgatttgtttatttactgtataaaactttgctgtctgtctgtatacacacaaaaataaaacaataaacaatttaatttcCCGTCCCATCAGCAtgatatttagcttttttttttactttcttaagTGCTACGTAATATGACACAATCAGACCAATAATAACttaatgatttgtttatttactgtATAAAACTTTGCTGTCTGACTGTATACACACAAaataagacaataaaataaaattcccGTCCCATCAGCAtgatattcagcttttttttttactttcttaagTGCTACGTAATATGACACAATCAGACCAATAATAActtattgatttgtttatttactgtATAAAACTTTGCTGTCTGTATACACACAAAAATAagacaataaacattttaatttcccATCCCATCAGCATGAAATTGagctttttattaaactttctAAGTGCTACGTAATATGACACAATCAGACCAATAATAACttaatgatttgtttatttactgtATAAAACTTTGCTGTCTGACTGTATACACACAAaataagacaataaaataaaattcccGTCCCATCAGCAtgatattcagcttttttttttttactttcttaagTGCTACGTAATATGACACAATCAGACCAATAATAACttaatgatttgtttatttactgtataaaactttgctgtctgtctgtatacacacaaaaaataagacaataaacagtttaattcCCCGTCCCATTAGCAtgaaatttagctttttattaaactttctAAGTGCTACGTAATGTGAGACAATCAGACCAATAATAActtattgatttgtttatttaccaTATAAAACTTTGTTgaccgtctgtctgtctgtctgtctgtctgtatacACACATAACTTAGCTCCGCGTTAACCTGTTTTACATATAATGTTTGCAAATGACTAAGACAGGGAAGCCAGACAGTTACTGGATGAACATATGTGCAAAATATGCCCAGGGCCAGTTCAAATTTTCAACTGGCATACGGCCAGGGgccaagaagaggaaaaaggcCTTGGAGCAAATTGATGCTTGCCCCCTGCAGAACCGTATGCAGAATGTTAACGATCTGTTTGGGAGAAGCCTTCAGTGCTCGCGTGGATTCCACAAGATAgatgaaactatttttttccaggAGGATGAGGAGTGAGCGTCAAGGGGGGAACCGCCACAGAGGAGGctcacaaaagaaaaatatcactACACCTGCAAGGTGTGTGACCAGGACAAAAGTAAAAGGACTGGTCACACCCAGGTGAAGGGGTGGCGGTATTGTCCTGCCTCAGGATTGACCCAGGATGACTGGAAGAAGAGTTTATAGTTTTACTATTTACATTACTAGCCTCTCTCTTTGTTGGGTGTGTTTCTATCTGTCTGTTATAATAAAGTTTAATACTTTTGTTTGAGCCAAGAACAGCCTTcacgtttttatttaatttcttgaaCACCATGACAGTGGGTGTCACCTATTAAATGTGATTGTTAAAACTAAAGCCAGAATTACTTGCAAaatcattttacatttattcataAAATCCAACATTCTTTGCTCAATTTGGAATTGGTTTTATTCACTTATGCTGCACAGATGTAGTGACTCAAATAATTGAGTTTACAAAAAAGAGTGAAAACATGATGGTGGAGttatttatgtttccatttATATACTGTTAACTATTGTAGCTTTAAATGTAGCATGTGACATTTTAATCTATGtgaatattgatttgtttgAGTCAGAAAATATGTTTACTTACAAGAGAATTTGCTTCAAATGCATCATGTGCATTATCACAGGGTTATTACAAGGGTGATTTCCAGGCAACAGAATTCCTGTGGTAAAATGACTACGTTACCCAGAATGCACGCTACAAGGCAAGAGAACAAGCGAAGATGCAAGTGATATTGCCAGTGCACAGGTTTGAATCTTGCAAGAGACATGGAAATTAACGTGATGATAAAGCTTGCAATAAGTGCAGAACTGTGTGCAAACAATGTTGAGAAGATACAAGAGTAGATACAAATTTATATAATGtatgttttcctcctttttttcttttctttttctctctttcttttgcCTCATTTTTGGAAGAGTGGTTAAGGCGATGGACTGCTTATCCATTGTGCTCTGCACGCGTGGGTTTGAATCCCATCCTCGTCGGTCTGTTTTCCTCTCGTTTAAATTGCTCCGGGAACGTGTCATTATGTGAAGTTGTAGGACTGTCAAATCCTAATGTATCGTCATGGTTAAATATGTCAGTAAAACATCAGCAACTATAAAAAGGACAATTCAACCACACCAGAACCTATGGCCCTTCATTGTTTCTAACCAGATATATCTTGCATGGACAACATTAGTTCCTTACCGTCAAACTGTTGGCAGCTTTCTCTGTGCATGTTTGGGTCATTTAACGtgttcacatcaaacaagtaaaataaataaagaatagatTGATTTTCATCCtaaaattgaaaagaaaattatcTTATTTGTAGTAAAAATATGACAGAAAATGGAGGAGCAAAGGAGTTTGTCCTATAACTGGTAGGTTGCTGGCTCAAGCCCAGCTCTGACCGTTTTAGGTGTGTCCTTgtgcaagacacttcacctgctttccctgctgccggtggtcagagggccccgTCGTGCTGCTTGTATGGGATCTAGCTTCTGTCAGCCTGCCACGGGCCAGCTGCGACTGCAAGTCAGCCTACCACTGTCAGCTTATGATTGTCCTCttgacttgataaagcactacTCAAGTACCAACATATGACTTAGTAGATGAATACACAAACAACTTTGAGAAACTTGGTTTTACTTCTTTGGCGTCCATGTACGAAAACTTTGCATATGTAAAAACCTGATTTGTGACAATTCAGTGCCCCCTGTTGGTTTGAGGGGCACCCCAAGCAAGTAGTTGATTTTCAGCACTTTGGAGCACATGTTGAGTACAAAGCGGTTTCTGTGAAGAGCAAAGATATCAGTATTTGGGGATGAATTTTAGGCATATTGATCCGAAGCccccaaaaaacacattttttttttattgccattgTTGTAATTATCATTAACTCagtgaaacaaaaattaaatcacattcaaaaagatgaaattaacacatttctaagttaaatagattttaaaagtaaacattggAATCTGCCGTTTGTGAGTCATTGTGATGTAAGGAGCTACCATTCTACAAAGGGATTTATGACAAAGCAGCCGGTCCAGAATTCCACTCTCCCCAAGCTGACCTGAATGGAAGCAGCAACCAACTCAGggtacagcttttttttttgttgaacatGAATGAAGAGGTCCAGCCTTCAGACAAGCTGAGCAGCGTCTACAACCAATTCCTCCTGGAGGGGAAATTAACTGATGTCGTCATCATAGCTGACAATGAGGAATTTCCAGTTCACAAGGCCATCCTCTGTAACTGCACCCCATATTTCTGGTGAGCTATAAATGAGGTATAAatctatatttgtttttttgttgaggATGTAAGGGGATAATCAGTTGTCCCAATGAGTAAACTGAAAGGTAATGTTAAAACATAATATTAAAAGGTGCATTTTTAGCAAGTAAAGTGTTGGCTTTTAGACTAAAAGCTTGAGTTTCATGACTATCTCCTGTTTCTCATAAATGTATTTCGCaacatcatttaaaaatgtatcaaacgTATCAGTCCCCTGAAGCTATTAAACACAGCATTGAAACCCCAAGCCCATTATGGTTTTAAAGTGTTAAATTACCACTTCTCTAACGGTACATGGGGTTTTCATGCAGTGTGTGGCACCACAAACTGGCAGCGCACTGAGTCACAAAGGCTGATAAGGCCTCATTTGACTAAACTTGCTCCTATGGTGCTTTTATGTTAGTTGGGGGCAGCTGGCATCAGGGAGAGGGGAAGAAACAGGGGGTAGGAACACATACTACAAAGTTGTGGATGCTGGTTATGCCcccacgcgcacacacacacacacacacacacacacacacacacacacacacacacacacacacacaaacaaacacgtaGTGAAATCTAGTAGAAGACTATTTATCAATACACCATCCATACACACAACACTGTGCCACTGTTGTCAACCACTAGGTgggttatttaaataaacacattttgaataaattatTACATATGTGACTCCATATGAGTAAAGGAATTATGAAAACATAATGTAAACATCATTATTATGGTACTTAGAGGAGAGCAAGAGAAATGCCCATGTACCCAAGTTGACAAATCAACgctattaaatgtattttcatatattttttttaattctcagtATTGTATAGCCAGTGCAATGGTAAGAAATGTTCTACTTAGAACATTGTTCTAGAACAACTTTAGGTATTTTAACTTCCAAACATACTCGAAGTACACTGATGATTAGCCTACCTGCAAATATACTAAAGCAAGTCAACATTTCATATACATAGGCCAGGCAAGTTTATCTATAGTGCTTTTGGAAATGGAAAAACATTACAtagggaaatattacataggaaaacagaaacattacattaacaaaggaataaatggtaaatggcgtgtacttgtatagcactttatcaagtccaacaatcccaaagcactttacactactaTCAGttacccattcacaccctgacggtggtgagcaaTGTTAATgaccacagctgccctggggcagactgtcAGAGGTGAGGCTACCATACAACGGAGCCACCAGACCCTCCGAGACCACCAAcagcaggcaattcgggtgaagtgtctcGCCTAAGGACACAACAATTAAGAGAGTTAAAGTAGGGGATTGAACTAGCATCCCTCCAAtcgcaggacaaactccctaactcctttGCCACTGTTGCCCCAATAAGTAAGTCCCTGACTGGCTTCATCACCAACATTCAAAGCTTagttgtttctattcatacattaaaaaaacatgcagaaagcaTAAACTCATGTTACTTAATTGTCtctaataataagaagaaataaACTGGCTAACTCCTTGGGGTTTCCGATCtaagtaattttgtccaactaGAACAACTtcatttgtttcattatttcacTAGAACAAGCTTTATCACTGACATTTAAAGCTTAGTTGTTTGTATTGGCTGTAAATGTTAGTGCTATTATACATAGTGCATTTAATTTCCAATAGTGTTAATTTTCTTCTGGAAATAACTTtggaaattcaattcaattcacttttatttatataacgccaattcatgaaacatgtcatctcaaggcactgtacaaagtcaaattcaatcacattatacagattggtaaaaaaaattcctacataagggaaccagttgagtgcttcaaagtcccgacaagcagcattcactcctggagaagcgtagagccacagggagagttgtctgcattgtccatggctttgcaccaatccctcatactgagcaagcatgaagcgacagcggaaagaaaaactccccattaacgggaaggaaaacctccagcagaaccaggctcagtatgaacggtcatctgcctcgaccgactggaggttagagaagacagagcagagacacaacaagagagacaaacaagcacagaagcacacattgatccagtaatctgttctacattagatggtaatagcgggtgatctgtcttccctggatgatgtcacagttaacagaacgtcagatcaggtgtacctactatgaagaaaaagagagagagagcaaaacgttaaaagctgaaatgacaacagtcatttcaatgcaatgcaatgcaaaactggagaacagtagaactcagtacaGGGAGAAAATAGGccatgatgtcctccagtagcctaagcctatagcagcataactatagatgtagctcagggtaacctaagccactctaactataagctttgtcaaaaaggaaagttttaagattagtcttaaaagtagacggggtgtctgcttcacggaccaaaactgggagttggttccacaggagaggagcctgatagctaaaggatctgcctcccattctacttttagagactctaggaaccaccagcagacctgcagtctgagagcaaagtgctctgttaggaacatacggggtaatcagagctctaatatatgatggagcttgattattaagggattTATACGttaagaagaattttaaattatattcttgatttaacaggaagccaatggaTGGAAGCTAAATAGCTTTCTTTTTGCTGTATcgctataataataaaaataagaataattaaCCGTGTTTGAACCCTTTAAGCTATATATTTCAGTGAGTATTATGCTATTAGAGTATGTTAATCAAGAAGATATTTACATATGGGCGTATACTTGCCAGCACAGGTCCCTACATTTCTAAATCTGGTCCCTTTTTAGGCGCTAGAAAGTCTTAAAATAGGGCTATGGACAATACATGTTTTGTGCAAATTCTACATCATCCAGGGCAGTCTTAAGAgcttatagatttttttctaggTATTTTTTCTAGATatcttgttttcatttaagCTCCCATCCAAAGAGCTACTTCAGTTCTGAATATAGGTTGGAAGTACACCAAACATATTCTTACCCTTGGAAAGttaatattcaataaaatactcattcacaagaagtttgtttctgataggaaatgaCACAGAGCTTCTCCCagagattaaaataaataacgtAAAAGGAGTATACATTcgaactgtatttttttaattgtataaaaaatgtcctgcaaaaagtatttttattctcaaTAATCACTGGACAAATCTTTAATCAGCATTACATCAGTGAAATCCTTCCTATATTTATATGCTGATTTATCTTTGTGATGAGCTCCaggtctttgaggttggaaggcctctttgccatcaccctaatctttcgCTCCATCCATGGTTTCTCAAAAGATTCAAGTCAGGCATTTAGTCTTGCCTTCATAAGACATTACCTTTGAAGAAACCTGTTGGCAAAATTAAAAGATAACTTTAAACCAATACCTGCCAAGGGTATGAAAAATATCAGGCTCAAGCATATTGTTTAACTGCAGTTTATGCAGAACTGTGGGtgggtctgtcacataaaatcattacaaaatacattgaggtttgcTGCTGTAACGTGACATTacatgaaaaagttcaagggtgTGAATGCTCTTGCAAGTCAATATCCTAATTTGCACATGTCGACACTTACCAAATCGTTAACAAGGGAGCCCGTCGGTTCTTGTCTTGACGACAGTTGTGCCCCTTTTCAAGCGGATTCGCTGTCAAAAACCTTGTTTATCAAAACTTTCTCATGGCATCTTTTTCATTCAAGTAGGGTGGTTTTAAAGGTAAACTGAATTAGACTGTTACTGTATCTGAGTTAAGCTGTGCCAACACTTGTGTTAACTGAAGGAATTACTGTAAGAGAGAAGAAGGCATGCTCACCATAAtcggctttttattttttattttttactttatgttaTGAATGAAGGAGTGAAAAATATGATGTAAATGCCGTGCTCTCTCCTCAGCGCTCTCTTCGCCCGGTGGTCCAGCCCAGaccaaaatgtttttcacaTACCAGGAATATCGTCTAAAATGATGAGGCTCATCCTGGACTATGCATACACCAACTCTCTCACCATCACTGAGGATAATGTGTGGGACCTTCTTGAAGCAACAGATCAGCTGAACATACAGGAAGTTGTGCATGTCTGCTACATGTTCCTCGAGGGTCTAATGAGGCCAGAGAACTGCATCCAAATCTGGAGGTACGCGACGGCCTACTCACAACCGGAGCTGCGCAGCAAAGCCTTTTCCtacatcttgaggcactttgaGGAGCTTGTTCGGTGTAATGAGTTCCTGGAGCTGTCTGCAGACGAGCTCGCTGAAATCATCGAAAAAGACAACCTGACTGTGAGAAAGGAAAGCGAGGTGTATGAGGCCATTTTGAGGTGGACTTCTCATGCTCTGCAAGAGCGAGAGGCACACTTCCCAGCTCTCTTGGCTAAGGTGCAGTAACTAGATTCAGTTTAAATATTCACATATTCAGTATTTCTTTGGTAATATTATCCTGGCTATGCTGTGTAGCTACAGTTGGGGTTATTTTCAGGCTACTTTGCAGGATTGAATTTTTTAATCAGCATCTTGAGggattttctttaaaagtaGAGGAAGGCATCGTTACTCTAAGACTTTACAACCACTCAAAGGCAAAGAGAAAATAAGCATTTACATTGCATCAGATAGGCAAGGGCTGGGGGATGAATGTTGGGAAGTTCTTATGTTTATCACTCtgataatggaaaaaaaatactttaatttagtACCTCTATAATTGTCCAGTGGAATGAGCTACATTATACAGCTGGGGGTGTCAAGAAACGCATTAAATTAAAACCAGTTTTACTACTTCAAATGATATCCGCATCACTATTAAATTTACCAAGTTTAGttcattatctttattttatataatttactgCATAGTTTAAATTACACCCAGTTTTGACAGAACAGTAATAGTAACCAattttaaatcatatgttatcAAAGAAGGTATACAAAACATCCTCCAAGATGGTTAATTGAAGCACGGCTGGTATGAAACTCTTCTTGACAGATTGCTCCTTATGTacctgaaaaatgtgaaaaagaattattaaaaactgcaaaataattaattttaggGGTTAAATGAACAGCAGTCCAATCCAATCTAACTTGATTTATAATTCCCTTTCAACAAACCAGCACAGAactaaagtgctttaaaatgtaacagtAATCAATAACATATGGCCAAACTGAaagcacataaaaacacacaagtaGCACCCCCATATTagagcaatataaaaaaaaacatgaaattaacaaaaaaaagatggctCTCTTATTTCCATGGGCAGCTTGTTTCACAATCTGGGAGCTGCTTCAGCAAAACCACCGTGTCCTCTAGGTTTATGCTCAGTCCCAGTTACACTCACGTCCGGCGCATCAGCTGACCTGAGACAGCAGGTGGGTGCATGGCTGCAACAGCTCAGAGATATATGATAGAGCAAGACCATGGAGGACTTTAAAAgcaaatgtaatcattttaaattgaatCCTAAAAGGAATGGGCAGCCAGCGACGTGAAGCTAAACTTTGGGAAACGTGCTTAAACTTCTGAGCGGCAGTTTTTTTGCCCCTTCTGATGGATGAAGCACCGACTCTTACACAGACTGCATTTCAGTAATCCAGCCGAGTGGTAACActgataaattataaaaaaggtCCAATTATCTTTTACGATTAGATGCACTTCAGCCATTTGGTGCATTGAGGCGCACCAAATGTGTGTTCCCCTTTAAAACACAGACCTTGATATCAGGGAGTTTTTTAGACTAAGTAACGTGCTGACAGCAACCGGACGGCACTTTGTGGGTCAGACTGTACTTAAGAAAGAACTATTTTGGCATCTTATGGTACTCTATTTAGCATTTAGTAGGTATTCATGGATTCAGAGTCCATTTGAAAGACAGATTAGCACAGTGGTTCATGCACATATGCAGAAACGTATACGTTTTCCAAGTACCACTACAGGCGTCTCATGATGATAGCGCAAAAGGATTTGTACTTTTTCAGAAACTATGTGCATTTTACCCATAAATTGAAATGTATATTTGCccttttgattatttttcattcattaagTTTTCACACGCATACATACAAATACTTTTTGATACAATTGGAtcatcaataaaaaatatttctaaagacACATAACAGGTATTAAACaggtttaatttattattttcagtttatcAGATACTATAGTTTTACCTGCGTTACTGACAAAAAGAAACGCAGCcagataaattatatttatacattttgtcttgttCTCTCTGTGCAGGTCCGGCTGGCCCTCTTGAATATAGAGTATATCAGAGACAACTTGCTGCCTCATCCGCTGGTGAAAAAACAGTGCCTGTCTCTTCTCTCTGAAGCCATGGGAACCATCAGTCAACTTTTATTATTTCGGCCCCATTTGGCCGGCGTCTGTAACCCCTTCGGTCGCCCTCGTCTGCCGAATGCCATCCTATTAGCCATCGGTGGGTGGAGTGGCGGAGATCCAACAAATGCCATTGAGGCGTATGATGTCCGCTTTGACCGCTGGACCAACGTGACGAAGAACCTCGAGCGCCCTTGTGCCTATCACGGCACCGCATTCCTCAACGGCTACGTTTACTGCATTGGTGGTTTCAACAGGGTGGAGCATTTCAACAGTGTTCGCAAATTTGACCCCGTCACCTACACCTGGCATGAAGTGGCTCCCATGTACCACCGGCGCTGCTACGTCAGCGTGACTGTGCTAAATGGTTGTATTTATGCCATGGGAGGTTATAACGGACACACACGACTCAGCACGGCAGAGTGCTATCAGCCGGAGACGAACCAGTGGAATTTGATTGCTCCAATGCACGAGCAAAGAAGTGATGCAAGCTGTACCACCCTCAACAATAAGGTGGGTGTTGTAAAAATAGAATCAAACTAAGTATAGTGCTGTCTTCAAAACCCCGCTGTATTAAAAGCCAGCAAGAACAAATCGACCATCAAGTATATTTAGTTCAAACTGAATAGTTTGAATAgtaaacaaaaagtgaaattgaAACATAATGATGATATTTGCTGAACTTTGGGTTGTCACATTTATCGTGAGTTAGTGAGAAACAAACATGTTAATTTATGTTAAATAGCTGCTGCATCAGAATGACTTGGATGAGCTGTATGTGTTTTTTCAGAGTCAAATATTTACTCAGACTGTAGTTATTACAAACGATTAAATGTGACAGATTAATATAGGGAGTTCCTCTTTTAAACTgttcaataactttttttaagttcaaaatGTGTAAGAtttcaaaagcttaaaaaaaattacgttTACCTAGAATGGCCAACTTCCCATTGATATTAGGACATACTTTCAAAAGGCTGTTTTCTTTTATGGACAGTTTTACTagtaaaaaatgtcaaatgattACATTATACCATGAATGAAGCTTAGTATTTTGCATATTTCTactttcttatttctttctactgaggtcttcctcttcttctcataaacatgtacacggtttgcttcttgcaactctcaaccatgttcaaagtatacagcgagagcagtggagctacaacgaacggctaacaccgaagctaaccgctaagctaacctcTAAACTAACCTCTTCTGTGCgaagagc
This Fundulus heteroclitus isolate FHET01 chromosome 19, MU-UCD_Fhet_4.1, whole genome shotgun sequence DNA region includes the following protein-coding sequences:
- the LOC110368266 gene encoding kelch-like protein 10 encodes the protein MNEEVQPSDKLSSVYNQFLLEGKLTDVVIIADNEEFPVHKAILCNCTPYFCALFARWSSPDQNVFHIPGISSKMMRLILDYAYTNSLTITEDNVWDLLEATDQLNIQEVVHVCYMFLEGLMRPENCIQIWRYATAYSQPELRSKAFSYILRHFEELVRCNEFLELSADELAEIIEKDNLTVRKESEVYEAILRWTSHALQEREAHFPALLAKVRLALLNIEYIRDNLLPHPLVKKQCLSLLSEAMGTISQLLLFRPHLAGVCNPFGRPRLPNAILLAIGGWSGGDPTNAIEAYDVRFDRWTNVTKNLERPCAYHGTAFLNGYVYCIGGFNRVEHFNSVRKFDPVTYTWHEVAPMYHRRCYVSVTVLNGCIYAMGGYNGHTRLSTAECYQPETNQWNLIAPMHEQRSDASCTTLNNKIYICGGFNGMECLQTAEYYTPETNQWTMITPMNSRRSGIGVIACAGHIFAVGGFDGNRRLRTAEAFNPETDLWMNVAPMITTRSNFGIEVLENRLFVVGGFNGYTTCYNVECYDTTADEWSEVCDMEVFRSALSCCVISGLPNMVDYMVPRDALPLLPVEEEEEEMESGDSS